Proteins co-encoded in one Paenibacillus antri genomic window:
- the ruvB gene encoding Holliday junction branch migration DNA helicase RuvB has translation MEDDRIISAHLMMEDSQVEYSLRPRYLSEYIGQGQVKENLKIYIEAAKLRRESLDHVLLYGPPGLGKTTLSNIIANELGVNIRTTSGPAIERPGDLAAILTNLQEGDVLFIDEIHQLHRTVEEVLYPAMEDFALDIIIGKGPSARSVRLDLPAFTLIGATTRAGMLSAPLRDRFGVVSRLEYYNVEELTFIVSRASDILGVQIAPDAAAEIGMRSRGTPRIANRLLKRVRDVAQVRGDGVITKALADTALRMIRIDALGLDEIDHKMLRAMIANFDGGPVGLDTIAASIGEESRTIEDVYEPYLLQIGFLQRTPRGRVVTPAAYRHLGYPPKKGAEG, from the coding sequence ATGGAGGACGATCGCATCATCTCGGCCCACTTGATGATGGAAGACTCGCAAGTGGAATACAGCCTCCGCCCCCGGTACTTGTCCGAATATATCGGGCAGGGCCAGGTGAAGGAAAATTTGAAAATTTACATCGAAGCGGCCAAGCTTCGCCGGGAGAGCCTCGACCACGTGCTGCTGTACGGGCCGCCGGGACTCGGCAAGACGACGCTGTCGAACATTATCGCCAACGAGCTCGGCGTCAATATCCGGACGACGTCGGGCCCGGCCATCGAGCGGCCCGGCGATCTCGCCGCGATCCTGACGAACCTGCAGGAAGGCGACGTCCTGTTCATCGACGAGATCCACCAGCTGCACCGGACGGTCGAGGAAGTGCTGTACCCGGCGATGGAGGATTTCGCGCTCGACATCATTATCGGCAAGGGACCGAGCGCCCGCTCGGTGCGACTCGATCTCCCGGCGTTCACCTTGATCGGCGCGACGACGCGGGCGGGCATGCTGTCCGCGCCGCTGCGCGACCGGTTCGGCGTCGTCAGCCGGCTGGAATATTACAACGTGGAGGAGCTGACCTTCATCGTTTCCCGCGCTTCGGACATTCTCGGCGTGCAGATCGCTCCGGACGCCGCGGCCGAGATCGGCATGCGCTCCCGCGGCACGCCGCGAATCGCGAACCGGCTGCTGAAGCGCGTGCGCGACGTCGCGCAGGTGAGGGGCGACGGCGTTATTACGAAGGCGCTTGCCGACACCGCGCTCCGGATGATTCGCATCGATGCGCTCGGCCTCGACGAGATCGATCATAAGATGCTGAGGGCGATGATCGCGAACTTCGACGGAGGTCCGGTCGGACTCGACACGATCGCCGCGTCGATCGGCGAGGAAAGCCGGACGATCGAAGACGTGTACGAGCCGTATCTGCTGCAGATCGGCTTCTTGCAGCGAACGCCGCGCGGGCGCGTCGTGACGCCGGCGGCGTATCGCCATCTCGGCTACCCGCCGAAGAAGGGGGCGGAAGGATGA